TGCCGGTGGCCAGGTGTTGCATTCGTCGGAATACACCGACCCGGCGACGGTGCGGGGCAGGCGTGTCGTGGTGCTCGGCTTCTCCAAGTCGGCGACCGACATCGCGGTCAACGCGATCAATTCGGGCGCTGCCGCCGTCACCATCGTCTATCTCGAGCCGGTCTGGCGCATTCCCTACTTCATCGGCGGTCTGATCAACTTCAAGCGCATCCTCTATGTCCGCGCCCAGGAGGTGATGTTCCCAAGCTGGAACCAGCCGCTGCTGGCGCGGCTGGCGCATGCGGTCGCCAAACCGTTCGTCTGGGCCAACTGGCGCGGGCTGGAAAGCCTGCTTTCGCTCCAGCTCAAGCTGAAGAAGACCGGCCTGAGGCCAAAGGTACCGATCGAGACCAGCATCAATTGCTCGGTGCCGATCGTTACGCCCGGTTTCTTCGACATGGTCGCCGACGGCCGCATAAAGGCGATCCAGGGCACCATTGCTGCCTACGAGAAGGACACGGTGATCCTGTCAGGCGGCGAGCGGGTCAAGGCCGATATGGCCATTCTGGCGGTCGGCTGGAAATCCGGCGTGCCGTTTCTGCCGGAGGAATACCGACGCAAGCTTGTCGAGCCGGACGGGCAGTACCGGCTCTACCGGGTGATTGCCAACCCCGATCTGCCCGACATGGGCTTCGTCGGCTTCAACTCGTCATTCTGCACGGTGCTGAGTGCCGAACTCGCCGCCAACTGGCTGGTGCGCTACGCCGACGGCAAGCTGGGGCGGCAGCCGACGCACCAGGAGATGACCGACAATATCGAGATGATGCTGCGCTGGAAACGCGACGAACGGCCTGCGGCCGGCGTTTATGGCGGGCTCTGCGTCGCGCCTTATCACTTCAAGCATTTCGACGAACTTCTGGCCGACATCGGCGCAACGAAACGGCGGCGCAATGCCTTGG
The nucleotide sequence above comes from Aminobacter aminovorans. Encoded proteins:
- a CDS encoding flavin-containing monooxygenase, with the translated sequence MVEKKKVCVIGAGVSGLAAAHAFRQRGHDVEIVERGNDLGGVWEPSRSYPDVQTQSPKDLYRYTSMPMPENYPEWPKGTQVQAYLKSYAEQNGLVPLIRYCTKVVSMQRRNGAKGWTVELEFGDGTTTTEDFDFVAVCTGNFSEKRELVHPGQDEFVAAGGQVLHSSEYTDPATVRGRRVVVLGFSKSATDIAVNAINSGAAAVTIVYLEPVWRIPYFIGGLINFKRILYVRAQEVMFPSWNQPLLARLAHAVAKPFVWANWRGLESLLSLQLKLKKTGLRPKVPIETSINCSVPIVTPGFFDMVADGRIKAIQGTIAAYEKDTVILSGGERVKADMAILAVGWKSGVPFLPEEYRRKLVEPDGQYRLYRVIANPDLPDMGFVGFNSSFCTVLSAELAANWLVRYADGKLGRQPTHQEMTDNIEMMLRWKRDERPAAGVYGGLCVAPYHFKHFDELLADIGATKRRRNALAENFAPPNADAYAGYLKSAPDYRAA